In the Marinomonas algicola genome, one interval contains:
- a CDS encoding VF530 family DNA-binding protein translates to MAQDNNPLHGIKLEQILLELEEALGWEEMAIRVPINCFQKDPSIKSSLTFLRRTQWARDKVETLYLNTLVNK, encoded by the coding sequence ATGGCACAAGATAACAACCCATTACATGGAATAAAACTAGAGCAAATTCTGCTGGAGCTTGAAGAGGCTCTGGGCTGGGAAGAAATGGCAATTAGAGTGCCTATTAACTGTTTTCAAAAAGACCCTAGCATAAAGTCTAGCTTAACATTTCTACGCCGTACTCAATGGGCAAGAGATAAAGTAGAGACCCTGTACTTAAACACCCTAGTAAATAAGTAA
- a CDS encoding LPP20 family lipoprotein codes for MAKNIKATIATVFCGALVLAGCSATPENMSVAECLFADGSNVEAPVWVCGAPIEGVELSAVGYSDKSAAGPNFMKQMASTAARVELAQVLSLDIENMIKQYAETTGAGDSETIDRVNTAVTKQITDQTLIGSKIIRQMPTPTGGIVVLVGLDPAGVESISKALLRTSMNNEQALFQKFQAEKSFDELAEEIAKRRTSY; via the coding sequence ATGGCTAAAAATATAAAGGCGACTATAGCGACAGTATTTTGTGGCGCTCTGGTTTTAGCTGGATGCAGTGCAACACCCGAAAATATGTCTGTTGCAGAATGTCTATTCGCTGACGGTTCAAATGTAGAAGCGCCTGTCTGGGTGTGCGGTGCGCCAATTGAAGGTGTCGAGTTATCCGCTGTAGGATACAGCGATAAATCAGCGGCTGGGCCTAACTTTATGAAGCAGATGGCGTCTACTGCCGCGCGAGTGGAATTGGCACAAGTGTTAAGTCTAGACATAGAAAATATGATCAAACAATACGCTGAAACGACCGGTGCAGGGGATTCTGAAACCATTGATCGTGTGAATACAGCTGTAACGAAACAAATTACCGATCAAACACTCATTGGCTCGAAAATTATTCGTCAAATGCCAACCCCAACGGGTGGTATTGTTGTTTTAGTTGGACTAGACCCTGCTGGTGTTGAGTCAATTTCAAAAGCATTGCTTAGGACCTCAATGAACAATGAACAGGCTTTATTTCAAAAATTCCAAGCTGAAAAAAGCTTTGATGAATTAGCGGAAGAAATCGCTAAACGTCGTACATCCTATTAG